The Candidatus Brocadiaceae bacterium genome contains a region encoding:
- a CDS encoding glycosyltransferase: MPHRVLYVNGSCRLYGAEGSLLQLLGGLDRGRWEPLAAVPAAGPLARALERARVPVVRVPMPLLRRRPHPAALAWTAGRVAAAAVAIARYVRRRGVSLVHVNTMGAMPAAGLAAALAGVPCVWHLRDLRGVRRAVHVCAGLADAVIAVSRAVAREAALPAGARPAMHVIHNAIDADAFARQARPGRTRAELGVAEGDPLVAFVAQMAPWKGYERLFRALCILRERRLPLTAAVAGDASLARNAAYGLRLHALAADLGLEGTVRFLGFRTDVASLLADADVLAVASEAEPFGRVVLEAMAVGTPVVATGFGGVAEVVEDGRTGVLVRDLSAESLADALERVLSDDRARAAMGRAGARRVRADFGLAEHVRRVCGVYDEVLRARSLACPAPDRYKGEW; the protein is encoded by the coding sequence ATGCCCCATCGTGTGCTCTACGTGAACGGATCGTGCCGGCTCTACGGGGCCGAGGGGAGCCTGCTGCAGCTCCTCGGGGGGCTCGACCGCGGGCGTTGGGAGCCGCTGGCCGCGGTGCCCGCCGCCGGCCCCCTGGCACGCGCCCTGGAGCGTGCGCGCGTGCCCGTCGTGCGCGTGCCGATGCCCCTGCTGCGGCGCCGCCCGCATCCGGCGGCCCTGGCCTGGACGGCCGGCCGCGTGGCCGCTGCCGCCGTCGCCATCGCCCGTTACGTGCGGCGGCGCGGCGTCTCGCTGGTGCACGTCAACACGATGGGGGCCATGCCGGCGGCCGGTCTGGCCGCGGCCCTGGCCGGGGTGCCGTGCGTCTGGCACCTGCGGGATCTGCGCGGCGTGCGCCGGGCGGTGCACGTGTGCGCGGGCCTGGCCGACGCCGTCATCGCCGTCAGCCGGGCCGTCGCGCGCGAGGCGGCCCTGCCGGCCGGCGCTCGGCCTGCCATGCACGTGATCCACAACGCGATCGACGCGGATGCCTTCGCGCGGCAGGCGCGCCCGGGCCGCACGCGGGCCGAGCTGGGCGTGGCCGAGGGCGATCCGCTGGTGGCGTTCGTGGCCCAGATGGCGCCCTGGAAGGGGTACGAGCGGCTCTTCCGCGCCCTGTGCATCCTGCGCGAGCGCCGGCTGCCGCTGACGGCCGCCGTCGCCGGCGACGCCAGTTTGGCCCGGAATGCGGCCTACGGACTGCGTCTGCACGCCCTGGCGGCCGACCTGGGCCTGGAGGGCACGGTTCGGTTCCTGGGATTCCGGACGGACGTGGCCTCCCTCCTGGCCGACGCAGACGTGCTGGCCGTCGCCAGCGAGGCGGAGCCGTTCGGGCGCGTCGTCCTGGAGGCGATGGCGGTGGGGACGCCGGTGGTGGCCACGGGCTTCGGGGGGGTGGCGGAGGTCGTCGAGGACGGCCGCACGGGCGTGCTCGTGCGGGACCTGTCCGCCGAGTCCCTGGCGGATGCGCTGGAGCGGGTGCTGAGCGACGACCGTGCCCGGGCGGCCATGGGCCGCGCAGGTGCGCGCCGCGTGCGGGCGGACTTCGGCCTGGCCGAGCACGTTCGGCGCGTCTGCGGCGTCTACGACGAGGTCCTGCGCGCCCGTTCGCTTGCCTGCCCGGCGCCGGACCGGTATAAGGGGGAGTGGTAG
- a CDS encoding 2-isopropylmalate synthase: MLKFDERTQTLLREEHLFELQEPIHPEYYDDLFPDGAVPKIIFNHRHVPMRPAAETWITDTTFRDGQQAMAPMTTRQIVDLYKMLHRLGGEHGLIRTSEFFVYEEHHRHAVEECLSLGYEYPQVTSWIRAHPKDFQLVKDMGLEETGMLTSVSDYHIFHKWPGSNRRQAIDRYLAVVKEALSAGIRLRCHFEDITRADFYGFVVPFAIELRKLAEESGIPIRIRACDTMGYGVTYPGASLPRSVPGIIYGLNYHAGIPSEWLEWHGHNDFHRALINCTTAWLYGCSAANGTLLGIGERTGNPPIEALVIEHLALRGDDPTVDTRVITEIARYFRQEIGYSIPPQQPLVGARFNTTLAGIHADALSKDKRIYTIFDTEQVLGVPPDIRITDKCGRAGIVYWVNLHLALEGDRAVGKDHPGVQAILDNVTEQYARGRVTVMSEEEMFGLVAQHMPELADRIDAVRA; this comes from the coding sequence ATGCTGAAGTTCGACGAACGCACACAGACCCTGCTCCGCGAAGAGCACCTGTTCGAACTCCAGGAGCCGATACACCCCGAGTATTACGACGACCTGTTCCCGGACGGGGCGGTGCCGAAGATCATCTTCAACCACCGCCACGTGCCCATGCGGCCCGCCGCCGAGACGTGGATCACCGACACCACGTTCCGGGACGGCCAGCAGGCCATGGCCCCGATGACGACGCGGCAGATCGTCGACCTCTACAAGATGCTGCACCGGCTGGGCGGGGAGCACGGCCTGATCCGCACCAGCGAGTTCTTCGTCTACGAAGAACACCACCGGCACGCGGTCGAGGAGTGCCTGTCGCTCGGGTATGAGTACCCGCAGGTGACGTCCTGGATCCGCGCGCATCCGAAGGACTTCCAGCTCGTCAAGGACATGGGCCTGGAGGAGACGGGCATGCTGACCAGCGTGTCCGATTACCACATCTTCCACAAGTGGCCGGGCTCGAACCGCCGGCAGGCCATCGACCGCTACCTGGCCGTCGTCAAGGAGGCCCTCAGCGCAGGCATCCGGCTGCGCTGCCACTTCGAGGACATCACGCGGGCGGACTTCTACGGGTTCGTCGTGCCCTTCGCCATCGAACTGCGCAAGCTCGCCGAAGAAAGCGGCATCCCCATCCGCATCCGCGCCTGCGACACGATGGGTTACGGCGTCACCTATCCCGGCGCCAGCCTGCCCCGGAGCGTGCCGGGGATCATCTACGGCCTCAACTACCACGCCGGCATTCCCAGCGAATGGCTGGAGTGGCACGGGCACAACGACTTCCACCGGGCGCTCATCAACTGCACCACCGCCTGGCTCTACGGCTGCTCGGCCGCCAACGGCACCCTGCTGGGCATCGGCGAGCGCACCGGCAACCCGCCCATCGAGGCGCTCGTCATCGAGCACCTGGCCCTGCGCGGCGACGACCCCACCGTGGACACCCGCGTCATCACCGAGATCGCCCGCTACTTCCGCCAGGAGATCGGCTACAGCATACCCCCGCAGCAGCCCCTGGTCGGCGCGCGGTTCAACACCACCCTGGCGGGCATCCACGCCGACGCCCTGTCCAAGGACAAACGCATCTACACCATCTTCGACACCGAACAGGTCCTCGGCGTGCCGCCCGACATCCGCATCACCGACAAGTGCGGCCGCGCCGGCATCGTCTACTGGGTCAACCTGCACCTGGCACTCGAGGGCGACCGCGCCGTCGGCAAGGACCACCCCGGCGTTCAGGCCATCCTGGACAACGTCACCGAGCAGTATGCCCGCGGCCGGGTCACCGTGATGAGCGAAGAGGAGATGTTCGGCCTGGTGGCCCAGCACATGCCCGAACTGGCCGACCGGATAGATGCCGTGCGGGCCTGA
- a CDS encoding metallophosphoesterase, with amino-acid sequence MIAVISDIHANYDALEAVLTEIDRLRPDRVICLGDIVGYGPEPAACVDAVRERCEVTVCGNHDYAVIYGANDFSPPARASIERHRRSLMPRVQAGDLDRERQERWEFLKTLPYRHVHDSWLFVHAAPRNPVVEYLRKVDVMLDMTQKIAENFRQMDWLCFIGHTHQPGIILPEMKFLAPEELEDGIYRPEHHSKAIINVGSVGQPRDGDWRACFVTVQDDGLVRYHRVAYDLDRAVARMAESPYGDPALAERLRRAR; translated from the coding sequence ATGATCGCTGTCATCAGCGACATTCATGCCAACTACGACGCACTGGAAGCCGTACTGACCGAGATCGACCGGCTCCGGCCGGACCGCGTCATCTGCCTGGGCGACATCGTCGGATACGGGCCCGAGCCCGCCGCCTGCGTGGACGCCGTGCGCGAACGCTGCGAGGTGACCGTCTGCGGAAACCACGACTACGCCGTCATCTACGGCGCCAACGACTTCAGCCCCCCCGCCCGGGCCAGCATCGAGCGGCACCGCCGCAGCCTGATGCCGCGCGTGCAGGCCGGCGACCTCGACCGGGAGCGGCAGGAACGCTGGGAGTTCCTCAAGACGCTGCCCTACCGCCACGTGCACGACTCCTGGCTGTTCGTCCACGCCGCCCCCCGCAACCCCGTCGTCGAGTACCTCCGCAAGGTCGACGTGATGCTCGACATGACCCAGAAGATCGCGGAGAACTTCCGCCAGATGGACTGGCTCTGCTTCATCGGCCACACCCACCAACCGGGCATCATCCTCCCCGAGATGAAGTTCCTCGCGCCCGAGGAACTCGAAGACGGCATCTACAGGCCCGAACACCACAGCAAGGCCATCATCAACGTGGGCAGCGTCGGCCAGCCGCGCGACGGCGACTGGCGGGCCTGCTTCGTCACGGTCCAGGACGACGGCCTTGTGCGCTACCACCGCGTCGCCTACGACCTGGACCGCGCGGTGGCCAGAATGGCGGAATCGCCCTACGGCGACCCCGCCCTCGCCGAACGCCTCCGCCGCGCCCGCTGA
- a CDS encoding glycoside hydrolase family 2, whose protein sequence is MTMQTIPLDGDWQLTYLPEAASKVRHPDDLIQAGLMRVPARVPGNVELDLMRAGELPDPFVGRNSRSLRALELCEWWYAREFDVPHYAPGTPWEIVFEGLDTFATVWVNGMEVGRSDNMFIPHRFDVTDALRPGPNQIAVRLGSALAQARRHHYDVGQVSWERRDECQFVRKPAHTWGWDIMPRAVSAGIWRSVRLRQRPATAIEQVYYWTQALRGDEAVLGVKYHFRTDAPVLQRLAMRFRGECEGHVFECDWPVEFITGHLPIRVPGARLWWPKGYGRPHLYTVTAQLRLGDQVLDERTERIGIRTIDVDRTERAGGAPPVPVGRHRRRLDAEPSPDGHFVFRVNGEPVLVKGSNWVPLDPFHSRDASRLGQAFELLDDVGCNMVRCWGGNVYEDHAFFDLCDERGVMVWQDFAFACNRYPQTAEFLDAVRLEAEAVAAKLRNHPSLAIWCGGNEVDLAYSRDGLRPDQNRITREVLPQVLHRCDPYRHYVPCSPYVSPQAGLRGESYGRQTEQHLWGRRDFFRGPFYSQHTAHFVGETGYHGCPNVSSIKRFITPQKLWPWSESDEWHHHSTYHWYELPISRPRNDLMAHEVEEMFGHVPDDLDTFALASQIAQAEAKKYFIELTRRRKWHTGGILWWNLLDGWPQFSDAVVDYYLGKKLAYHYIRRVQQPVCLMLAEQGAQEGLPLIVGNDSSEDAHVRYRVQDAESAATVAEGDFTVPANQNWLLERVPVDPSQQRLYLIAWESNGTLLGNHYLAGDPPFDLAQYVRRLPAIAALERPFDPRTVAR, encoded by the coding sequence ATGACCATGCAGACGATCCCGCTCGACGGCGACTGGCAGTTGACCTACCTCCCGGAGGCCGCCTCGAAGGTGCGCCACCCGGACGACCTCATCCAGGCGGGGCTGATGCGCGTCCCGGCCCGGGTGCCCGGCAACGTGGAACTGGACCTGATGCGCGCCGGGGAGCTGCCGGACCCGTTCGTGGGCAGGAACAGCCGCTCGCTGCGCGCGCTCGAGCTGTGCGAGTGGTGGTACGCCCGCGAGTTCGACGTGCCGCACTACGCGCCCGGCACGCCGTGGGAGATCGTCTTCGAAGGGCTCGACACGTTCGCCACCGTCTGGGTGAACGGGATGGAGGTCGGGCGCTCGGACAACATGTTCATCCCGCATCGGTTCGACGTGACCGACGCGCTGCGGCCCGGGCCGAACCAGATCGCCGTGCGCCTCGGGTCGGCGCTGGCCCAGGCTCGCCGCCACCACTACGACGTCGGCCAGGTGAGCTGGGAGCGCCGGGACGAGTGTCAGTTCGTGCGCAAGCCGGCGCACACGTGGGGCTGGGACATCATGCCGCGCGCCGTCTCGGCGGGCATCTGGCGGTCCGTGCGGCTCCGGCAGCGGCCGGCCACGGCCATCGAGCAGGTCTACTACTGGACGCAGGCCCTGCGCGGCGACGAGGCCGTCCTGGGCGTGAAGTACCACTTCCGAACCGACGCGCCCGTCCTGCAGAGGCTGGCGATGCGGTTCCGGGGCGAGTGCGAGGGGCACGTGTTCGAGTGCGACTGGCCGGTGGAGTTCATCACCGGGCATCTGCCCATCCGCGTGCCCGGCGCGCGGCTCTGGTGGCCCAAGGGCTACGGCCGGCCGCACCTCTACACGGTGACCGCGCAGCTTCGCCTCGGCGACCAGGTGCTGGACGAGCGCACCGAACGGATCGGCATCCGCACCATCGACGTGGACCGCACCGAACGGGCCGGCGGTGCGCCGCCCGTGCCGGTGGGACGCCACCGGCGGCGTCTCGACGCCGAGCCGTCGCCGGACGGGCACTTCGTGTTCCGCGTCAACGGGGAGCCGGTGCTCGTCAAGGGCAGCAACTGGGTGCCGCTCGATCCGTTCCACAGCCGCGACGCCTCGCGCCTGGGCCAGGCGTTCGAACTGCTCGACGACGTCGGGTGCAACATGGTCCGCTGCTGGGGCGGGAACGTGTATGAAGACCACGCGTTCTTCGACCTCTGCGACGAGCGGGGCGTGATGGTCTGGCAGGACTTCGCCTTCGCCTGCAACCGTTACCCGCAGACGGCGGAGTTCCTGGATGCGGTGCGCCTCGAGGCCGAGGCCGTCGCCGCAAAGCTCCGGAACCACCCGAGCCTGGCCATCTGGTGCGGCGGCAACGAGGTGGACCTGGCCTACTCCCGCGACGGTCTGCGGCCGGACCAGAACCGCATCACCCGCGAGGTGCTCCCGCAGGTCCTCCACCGCTGCGACCCCTACCGCCACTACGTGCCCTGCTCGCCCTACGTGTCGCCCCAGGCGGGGCTCCGAGGCGAATCGTACGGCCGCCAGACCGAGCAGCACCTCTGGGGCCGGCGGGACTTCTTCCGGGGGCCGTTCTACTCGCAGCACACCGCCCACTTCGTCGGCGAGACCGGCTACCACGGCTGCCCCAACGTCTCGTCCATCAAGCGCTTCATCACCCCCCAGAAGCTCTGGCCCTGGTCGGAGAGCGACGAATGGCACCATCACTCGACCTACCACTGGTATGAGCTGCCCATCTCGCGCCCCCGAAACGACCTGATGGCCCACGAGGTGGAGGAGATGTTCGGACACGTGCCGGACGACCTGGACACCTTCGCGCTGGCCAGCCAGATCGCCCAGGCCGAGGCGAAGAAGTACTTCATCGAGCTGACCCGCCGCCGCAAGTGGCATACGGGCGGCATCCTGTGGTGGAACCTGCTGGACGGCTGGCCGCAGTTCTCCGATGCCGTCGTCGACTACTACCTGGGCAAGAAGCTGGCCTATCACTACATCCGCCGCGTGCAGCAGCCGGTCTGTCTGATGCTCGCCGAGCAAGGCGCCCAGGAGGGCCTGCCGCTCATCGTCGGCAACGACAGCTCCGAGGATGCCCACGTGCGCTACCGCGTGCAGGACGCCGAGTCCGCCGCAACGGTGGCGGAGGGCGACTTCACGGTGCCGGCCAACCAGAACTGGCTCCTGGAGCGCGTGCCAGTGGACCCGTCGCAGCAGAGGCTCTACCTGATCGCCTGGGAGAGCAACGGGACGCTGCTCGGGAACCACTATCTGGCCGGAGACCCGCCGTTCGACCTGGCGCAGTACGTGCGCCGGCTGCCGGCCATCGCCGCGCTGGAACGGCCGTTCGACCCGAGGACCGTCGCGCGTTGA
- the plsY gene encoding glycerol-3-phosphate 1-O-acyltransferase PlsY: protein MILATAWGWGRHLLPVAAYLCGSVPFGFLAARLVRGVDIRETGSRNIGATNAARALGFRYFPLLVLLDLAKGFLPTLAAQHVVPAGDGAVAPLAILTGIAAIVGHVFPVFLGFRGGKAVATGGGVFLALSPWAVLAAGLAWGVVFALTRYVSLASIVAAVVLPVAVWFRSPDVCGVWDPLTAFAAVAGAFVIYRHRGNIRRLLDGTENRIGRPRTP from the coding sequence ATGATCCTGGCGACGGCTTGGGGGTGGGGCCGGCACCTGCTGCCGGTCGCCGCCTACCTCTGCGGGTCGGTGCCGTTCGGCTTCCTGGCCGCACGTCTGGTCCGGGGCGTGGACATACGCGAGACGGGCAGCCGCAACATCGGCGCCACGAACGCCGCACGCGCGCTCGGGTTCCGCTACTTCCCGCTGCTGGTGCTGCTGGACCTGGCCAAGGGGTTCCTGCCCACGCTGGCGGCGCAGCACGTTGTCCCGGCCGGCGACGGCGCGGTGGCACCGCTGGCCATCCTGACGGGGATCGCGGCCATCGTGGGGCACGTCTTCCCGGTCTTCCTGGGCTTCAGGGGCGGCAAGGCCGTGGCCACGGGCGGAGGCGTGTTCCTGGCCCTGTCGCCTTGGGCGGTGCTGGCGGCCGGCCTGGCCTGGGGGGTCGTGTTCGCGCTGACGCGCTACGTCTCGCTCGCCTCCATCGTGGCCGCGGTGGTGCTGCCGGTGGCGGTGTGGTTCCGGTCCCCGGATGTCTGCGGGGTCTGGGACCCGCTGACGGCGTTCGCCGCCGTGGCGGGGGCGTTCGTCATCTACCGCCACAGGGGGAACATCCGCCGCCTTCTGGACGGGACGGAGAACCGGATCGGCAGGCCCCGCACGCCGTGA
- a CDS encoding phosphoesterase: MRRYRLSSSKGRVRRLLALLSDRPDVLVLTHDNPDPDAMGAALCLRHLLSETLKTRVRIGYGGIIGRSENRHMVRSLGIPLQQVDKADFEAGSPIIVVDTQPGFGNNSLPADAEVVAVIDHHPGTKLHGVPHVDVRPAYGAVSTILTEYVVSAGLSLTSRLATAVCYGIASETQDLGREATRADVAAFLAAFPVSDQRLLGRLRHPPRPVSFFLQLDRVIRTAWVADAVGICHMGAVANPDVPSEMADVLVSVDGVDWALCTGVYEHRMLVSLRTVKPNANAGSLLRGVIGRRQAGGHGMIAGGSLEIEDEEHGELTEGRIERRLLEALGYDPDAARRRPLTDLSDLPEGPP; the protein is encoded by the coding sequence ATGCGTCGATACAGGCTGTCTTCCAGCAAGGGACGCGTCAGGCGGCTGCTGGCCCTCCTGAGCGACCGGCCGGACGTGCTCGTCCTGACGCACGACAACCCGGACCCCGATGCCATGGGCGCCGCCCTCTGCCTGCGGCATCTGCTGAGCGAGACCCTGAAGACCAGGGTCCGCATCGGGTACGGCGGCATCATCGGCCGCTCGGAGAACCGCCACATGGTTCGCTCCCTCGGCATCCCCCTGCAGCAGGTCGACAAGGCCGACTTCGAGGCGGGAAGCCCGATCATCGTCGTCGACACCCAACCGGGCTTCGGCAACAACTCCCTGCCGGCGGACGCCGAGGTGGTCGCCGTCATCGACCACCACCCGGGCACGAAGCTCCATGGCGTGCCGCACGTGGACGTGCGCCCGGCCTACGGGGCCGTCTCCACCATCCTGACGGAATACGTGGTCAGCGCCGGCCTGTCACTGACCTCGCGCCTGGCCACGGCCGTCTGCTACGGCATCGCCAGCGAGACGCAGGACCTGGGGCGCGAGGCCACCCGGGCGGACGTGGCCGCCTTCCTGGCGGCCTTCCCCGTCTCCGACCAGCGCCTGTTGGGGCGCCTGCGCCATCCGCCGCGGCCGGTGTCGTTCTTCCTGCAACTCGACCGCGTGATCCGCACCGCCTGGGTCGCCGACGCCGTGGGCATCTGCCACATGGGCGCCGTCGCCAACCCCGACGTCCCGTCCGAGATGGCCGACGTGCTCGTCAGCGTCGATGGCGTCGACTGGGCGTTGTGCACGGGCGTCTACGAGCACCGCATGCTCGTCTCGCTCCGCACGGTCAAGCCGAACGCCAACGCCGGGTCGCTTCTGCGCGGCGTCATCGGCCGGAGGCAGGCGGGCGGGCACGGCATGATCGCCGGCGGGAGCCTGGAGATCGAGGACGAGGAACACGGCGAACTGACCGAGGGCCGGATCGAGCGCCGCCTTCTCGAGGCGCTGGGATACGACCCCGACGCCGCCCGCCGCCGGCCCCTGACCGACCTGTCGGACCTGCCCGAAGGGCCGCCATGA
- a CDS encoding DUF2156 domain-containing protein: protein MDFRPVELAHLPLVSERLRSFPPQVSEQTFPNLYAWRFHRPVRLAEVGGLLVFLDLRGEEWCVLGPPLGEADPRALVEPLRRAGITTFHRITAEVAEALADAGLAVHADRDNSDYVYLRRDLAELAGRRYHRKKNLVNRCLNACECEYCEVTPALLPELEEMNERWAEARDMEATMGLAEEYWALRETFDHFEDFGLIGGAVRVAGRIEAFSIGQALNETTAVVHFEKAMTEFPGLYQVMNQWFCAYGLAPFEFVNREQDLGIPGLRHAKESYLPHHMVDKFVARAGPGPR, encoded by the coding sequence GTGGATTTCCGACCCGTTGAACTGGCCCACCTCCCGCTGGTGAGTGAGCGCCTCCGGAGCTTCCCCCCGCAGGTCTCGGAGCAGACCTTCCCGAACCTGTACGCGTGGCGCTTCCACCGGCCCGTGCGGCTCGCGGAGGTCGGGGGCTTGCTGGTGTTCCTGGACCTGAGGGGCGAGGAATGGTGCGTGCTGGGGCCGCCGCTGGGCGAGGCGGACCCGCGCGCGCTGGTCGAGCCGCTGCGCCGGGCGGGCATCACCACGTTCCACAGGATCACGGCCGAAGTCGCCGAGGCGCTGGCGGACGCCGGGCTGGCCGTCCACGCCGATCGGGATAACTCCGATTACGTGTACCTGCGCCGGGACCTGGCCGAACTCGCGGGGCGCCGGTACCACCGCAAGAAGAACCTCGTCAACCGCTGTCTGAACGCCTGCGAGTGCGAGTACTGCGAGGTCACGCCCGCGCTGCTCCCGGAGCTGGAGGAGATGAACGAACGCTGGGCCGAGGCCCGCGACATGGAGGCGACCATGGGCCTGGCCGAGGAGTACTGGGCGCTGCGCGAGACGTTCGACCACTTCGAGGACTTCGGCCTGATCGGAGGCGCCGTCCGCGTCGCCGGCCGCATCGAGGCGTTCTCGATCGGCCAGGCACTCAACGAGACGACGGCCGTCGTCCACTTCGAGAAGGCCATGACGGAGTTCCCGGGCCTCTACCAGGTGATGAACCAGTGGTTCTGCGCCTACGGCCTGGCCCCGTTCGAGTTCGTCAACCGCGAGCAGGACCTGGGCATCCCGGGCCTCCGGCACGCCAAGGAGAGCTACCTTCCCCACCACATGGTGGACAAGTTCGTGGCGCGGGCCGGACCGGGGCCGCGCTGA
- a CDS encoding thioredoxin domain-containing protein, which translates to MSAGDQWRDAAGGNRLAESASPYLRQHSTQPVDWYPWGAEALERARTEDKPILLSIGYSACHWCHAMARECFENPAIAAAMNAHFVCVKVDREERPDLDALYMRALQLMTGLGGWPLTVFLTPDGVPFFGGTYFPPEDRAGLPGFPQVLEAVRSTYADRRDGVHQSAARILDALRSASIPEPAGEPLSADLWEPVLRACAARFDMEYGGFGTGSKFPQAPLLHFLLRYWGHTGDQRCHLMALSTLDRMSSGSLFDQIGGGFHRYTVDREWRVPHFEKMLCDSAQLVGLYADAHRATGRPGCLPTAVATAEYMLRELCGADGGFFASQDADTDGREGAFYLWTYGQILDCLGRDDGRIVARYFGVDRGGAGETAGSVLSRTLTVNCIAGLFRIGSAEADAVIRSGARRLFEERSRRTPLAVDHKVLTDWNALAVSGLTRLYRATGQPRYLQAARQCVELLLSAGGPDGRLVHVLPAGRADGPAFLTDYAFTCGALLDLYGATFEVEHIRSARALADTMVRQYWDSGHGLFAETGRGNEPLIAALHDLGGGPAPSGHAAACHALLRLSALEDCRQYADVAARGLTTCRPLIEANPEGAPGLLSATLRLLAPPRELVIAGTDCPGGQGLLSRAREAYVPDLTLAGARADEAAELAETLPLLASRRPVGGRAAAYLCSDGVCRAPVQDADALGRQLAGLRSGKL; encoded by the coding sequence GTGTCCGCAGGTGACCAGTGGAGGGACGCGGCCGGCGGCAATCGCCTGGCCGAAAGCGCCAGTCCGTATCTGCGCCAGCACAGCACGCAGCCCGTGGACTGGTACCCCTGGGGAGCCGAGGCGCTCGAGCGCGCCCGGACCGAGGACAAGCCCATCCTGTTGAGCATCGGCTACTCGGCCTGCCACTGGTGCCACGCGATGGCGCGCGAGTGCTTCGAGAACCCGGCCATCGCCGCCGCGATGAACGCCCACTTCGTCTGCGTCAAGGTCGACCGGGAAGAGCGCCCCGACCTGGATGCCCTCTACATGCGCGCCCTCCAACTGATGACCGGCCTGGGCGGCTGGCCGTTGACGGTGTTCCTGACGCCGGACGGAGTGCCCTTCTTCGGCGGCACCTACTTCCCGCCGGAAGACCGTGCCGGACTCCCCGGGTTCCCGCAGGTGCTCGAAGCCGTCCGCTCGACCTACGCGGACCGCCGGGACGGCGTCCATCAGTCCGCCGCCCGCATCCTGGATGCCCTGCGGAGCGCCTCCATCCCGGAACCCGCCGGGGAGCCTCTCTCCGCCGACCTGTGGGAGCCCGTGCTGCGGGCGTGCGCGGCGCGCTTCGACATGGAATACGGTGGGTTCGGCACCGGCTCCAAGTTCCCCCAGGCCCCCCTGCTCCACTTCCTGCTCCGCTACTGGGGCCACACGGGCGACCAGCGATGCCACCTGATGGCCCTGAGCACCCTGGACCGGATGAGCAGCGGCAGCCTGTTCGACCAGATCGGCGGCGGCTTCCACCGCTACACGGTCGATCGCGAGTGGCGTGTCCCTCATTTCGAGAAGATGCTCTGCGATAGCGCGCAGCTCGTGGGCCTCTATGCCGACGCCCATCGGGCAACCGGCCGCCCCGGCTGCCTGCCGACCGCCGTGGCCACCGCCGAGTACATGCTGCGCGAACTGTGCGGGGCCGACGGCGGGTTCTTCGCGTCCCAGGACGCCGACACGGACGGTCGGGAGGGTGCCTTCTACCTCTGGACCTACGGCCAGATCCTGGACTGCCTGGGCCGAGACGACGGCCGCATCGTTGCGCGCTACTTCGGCGTGGACAGGGGCGGCGCCGGGGAGACGGCCGGCAGCGTGCTCTCCCGTACGCTGACGGTCAACTGCATCGCCGGGCTGTTCAGAATCGGTTCCGCCGAGGCCGACGCCGTCATCCGGAGCGGCGCCCGCAGGCTCTTCGAGGAGCGCAGCCGGCGCACCCCGCTGGCCGTGGACCACAAGGTTCTGACCGACTGGAACGCGCTGGCCGTCTCCGGGTTGACGCGCCTCTACCGCGCCACCGGGCAGCCGCGCTACCTGCAGGCGGCCCGTCAGTGCGTCGAACTGCTCCTCAGTGCCGGCGGCCCCGACGGACGGCTGGTGCACGTGCTCCCGGCGGGCCGCGCCGACGGCCCGGCATTCCTGACGGACTACGCCTTCACCTGCGGCGCCCTGCTGGACCTCTACGGGGCCACGTTCGAGGTCGAGCACATCCGGTCGGCGCGGGCGCTGGCCGACACGATGGTCAGGCAGTACTGGGACAGCGGGCACGGCCTGTTCGCCGAGACGGGCCGGGGCAACGAGCCGCTCATCGCCGCCCTGCACGACCTGGGCGGCGGCCCCGCGCCGTCCGGCCATGCCGCCGCGTGCCATGCGCTGCTCCGGTTGAGCGCCCTCGAGGACTGCCGGCAGTACGCCGACGTGGCCGCGCGGGGCCTGACCACCTGCCGGCCGCTCATCGAGGCGAATCCGGAGGGCGCGCCCGGCCTGCTGTCGGCCACGCTGCGCCTCCTGGCGCCGCCCAGGGAACTCGTGATCGCGGGCACCGACTGTCCGGGCGGACAGGGACTCCTGAGCCGGGCCCGCGAAGCCTACGTGCCCGACCTGACGCTGGCGGGCGCCCGGGCCGACGAGGCCGCCGAACTGGCCGAGACGCTCCCCCTCCTGGCGAGCCGCCGACCCGTCGGCGGGCGCGCCGCCGCCTACCTGTGCTCTGACGGAGTCTGCCGGGCGCCGGTCCAGGACGCCGATGCGCTGGGCCGGCAACTGGCCGGTCTGCGTTCGGGCAAGCTCTGA